The Streptomyces sp. 135 sequence GGCAGTCACGACGTGCCGCGGGAACTCAGGAGGGCGGGTCGGGTCGAACCCGGCGGCAGCGTCGTGATGGGCTGCCGGATGGCTGTGCACGGACATCGAGGTACGGGCCCCGGTTCGATGGACTGCGGTGGACGCCTGCGCCCTGCGGGGGCGCCGGGGCGTATCGGACGGGGCCCCACACTAACGGCTGGCACCAGGACGGCCCGCCGCCTGTGGATAACCCACGGGCGACGGGCCGTTCGTTGCGCATTGGTTGAGGGAGGTGTGTGCCGAATTGGCGGGGCGGCTCCGGCGCGCGAGCGCGTCCGGTCACACCGCGGTCTTCTTCGGTCACACCGCTGCCTTCTTCAGTCGGCGGCGCTCACGCTCCGACAGACCGCCCCAGATTCCGAAGCGTTCGTCGTTGGCGAGTGCGTATTCAAGGCATTCTGAGCGGACCTCACAGGCGAGACAGACCTTCTTGGCCTCGCGGGTGGAGCCGCCCTTCTCAGGGAAGAAGGACTCGGGGTCGGTCTGGGCGCACAGCGCGCGCTCCTGCCAGCCGAGTTCCTCGTCCGCGTCCTCGACCAGCAGTTCCTGAACCAGCTCGGTCATCTGCGCCCCTCGTCTGTCTGTGCGTCCCCGTGGTGCTGCCGTTACCGATTTCGGCTGAACGACACGAGTGAAATTACAAGTGTGCTGATCCGGGCCAGTCAAGCCGAGATCTGCTATTGGGCCCCTTATTCACTCTGCGGAACCAAGGCTATGCGGAAAGTGTTCAAATCGGGATAAACCACTACCCCGTCGGCGACCCGCTTCCCACCAAGGAGGACGGCGAGGTTTGCCTGCCGGTTGCTGCGCCATGTGTCCCGTGCACCCGGTGCACAAACCTTTCGCCTAACCGAACAACCGGATGAGGTGAAACATGTCCCACATTTCGGACATGGAGTTGACAGCGGAGGTGTAAGCGGGTGTCCTGGTGGGCATGCTCGCGAACCTGGCTCTTTCGATGACCCGCACCAGCGGGTCCATCGGTGCTGCCCACGCGCGCTGTTGCTGTTCCTGCTCCAGCTGTTGAGTTCATCCAGCTGTCGAGCCGCTTCTCCGGCGTCACCTCCGTGACCGCCCGACTGCTCTCCCTCTCCATCTGTTTTCCCCGCTTCATCTGCTTCCCCGCGCTCCACCCATCCTTCGCGACACCCCAGCTCTCTTACGTTGAGGAACCACCGCACGATGAACAGCGACAGCGACCTCCAGATCGCCGGCGACATCCTCGAAGTCCCGCACCTCCTGCAGCCCGCCCGCGAGCACCCCGCCACCGTGGCCGAGTTCGTCGGCCTCGCCCGCGCCATCGCCGCCGACCGCTCCCAGTGGGAACACCTCGTCGAGTACGACGCCACCAGCCGCTGGTACCACCGCCTGCGCACCGGGCCCGGCTACGAGGTCTGGCTGCTCTCCTGGGTGCCCGGACAGGGCAGCGGTCTGCACGACCACGGTCCCTCTTCCGGCGTACTCACGCTCCTCGAAGGTGCGTTGACGGAGCACACCGAGCGGGGCACGCGGGCGCTCGAAGCGGGCGCGCAGCGCGTCTTCGCGCCGGGTTACGTCCACGAAGTCGTCAACGACTCCCTCGAACCGGCCGTCAGCCTGCACATCTACTACCCCGGCCTGACCGAGATGCCGATGCACTCGGCCCAGTGCGCCGCCCACGGCACCGGTGGCACCGGCGACATCACAGAGGATGTCGTGACCGCCTGACGCACTGTCGTACTCGCCTGACATGCTGGGCGCATGCGCATTGTGGTTCTGGCCGGCGGCATCGGCGGCGCCCGTTTTCTCCGCGGGCTCAAGAAGGCCGCGCCCGACGCGGACATCACGGTCATCGGCAACACCGGTGACGACATTCACCTGTTCGGGCTGAAGGTCTGCCCCGACCTGGACACCGTGATGTACACGCTCGGCGGCGGCATCAACGAAGAACAGGGCTGGGGACGTACGGACGAGACGTTCAAGGTCAAGGAAGAGCTCGCGGCCTACGGCGTCGGGCCCGAGTGGTTCGGGCTCGGCGACCGGGACTTCGCGACACACATCGTGCGGACCCAGATGCTGGGCGCCGGATATCCGCTCAGCGCCGTCACGCAGGCGCTCTGCGAGCGGTGGCAGCCCGGGGTGCGGCTCATCCCCATGTCCGACGACCGCGTCGAGACCCACGTCGCCGTCACGATCGACGGCGAGCAGAAGGCCGTGCACTTCCAGGAGTACTGGGTGCGGCTGCGTGCCTCCGTGGACGCGCACGCCGTCGTGCCGGTCGGCGCCGAGCAGGCCAAGCCCGCGCCCGGCGTCCTCGAAGCCATCGCCGAGGCCGACGTCATCCTCTTCCCGCCGTCCAACCCCGTCGTCAGCGTCGGGACCATCCTCGCCGTGCCCGGCATCCGCGAGGCGATCGCCGAGGCGGGCGTGCCGGTCGTCGGGCTCTCCCCCATCGTCGGCGACTCACCGGTGCGGGGCATGGCCGACAAGGTGCTGGCCGCCGTCGGCGTGGAGACCAATGCCGCCGCCGTCGCCGAGCACTACGGCAGCGGGCTGCTCGACGGGTGGCTGGTCGACAGCGTCGACGCGGGCGTGGTGGAGCGGGTGGAGAGCGCCGGGATCCGCTGCCGGGCCATTCCACTGATGATGACCGGCGTCGACGCCACGGCCGAGATGGCCCGGGAGGCCCTCGCGCTCGCCTCGGAGGTACGGGCGTGACCTCACCGTCCTTCCGGGTGTGGGCCGTCCCCGGGCTGCCCGAGGTGCGGGAAGGCGACGACCTCGCCAAGCTGATCGCGGCCGCCGAACCGGGGCTCGCCGACGGTGACGTCCTGCTCGTCACGTCGAAGATCGTCAGCAAGGCCGAGGGGCGGATCGTCGAGGCGAGCGACCGCGAGGCGGCCATCGACGCGGAGGCCGTGCGGGTCGTCGCGCGGCGCGGGACCCTGCGGATCGTGGAGAACCGCCAGGGGCTCGTGATGGCCGCGGCCGGTGTCGACGCGTCGAACACTCCGTCAGGGACGGTGTTGCTGCTGCCCGAGGATCCCGACGCCTCCGCTCGCGCCGTGCGGGACGGGGTGCGCGAAGCGCTGGGGGTCGAGGTCGGCGTCATCGTCACGGATACGTTCGGGCGGCCTTGGCGCGCCGGGCTCACCGATGTCGCCATCGGGGCGGCGGGGGTGCGGGTGCTCGATGATCTGCGGGGCGGGGTGGACGCGTACGGCAATCCGCTGAGCGCGACCGTTGTCGCCACGGGCGACGAGCTGGCCGCCGCGGGGGACCTCGTCAAGGGCAAGGCCGCGGGGCTGCCGGTCGCCGTCGTGCGGGGGCTGGGGCATGCCGTGGTCGGTGACTCCGCCCCCGACGCCGGGGCGCGGGCCTTGGTGCGTGACGCGCGGGACGACATGTTCCGGCTCGGGACGTCCGAAGCGGTGCGGGAAGCGGTGGCGCTGCGGCGGACCGTGCGGGAGTTCACGGACCAGGAGGTCGATCCCGGGGCCGTGCGGCGCGCCGTCGCCGCGGCGGTCACCGCGCCGGCGCCGCATCACACGACGCCGTGGCGGTTCGTGCTGCTGGAGTCCGCGGCGGCGCGGAGTGCGTTGCTGGACGCGATGCGGGACGCGTGGATCGCGGATCTGCGGCGGGACGGGAAGTCCGAGGAGTCCATCGCCAAGCGGGTGCGGCGCGGGGACGTGTTGCGCAAGGCGCCGCTGCTGGTCGTGCCGTGCATGGTGATGGACGGTTCCCATACGTACGGGGACGCGCGGCGGGACGGGGCCGAGCGGGACATGTTCGTGGTCGCGGCGGGGGCCGGGGTGCAGAACTTTCTCGTGGCGTTGGCCGGGGAGCGGCTTGGGTCGGCCTGGGTCTCTTCGACGATGTTCTGTCGGGATGTCGTGCGGGAGGTTCTTGAGTTGCCGGGGGGATGGGAGCCGATGGGGGCGGTGGCTGTGGGGCACCCGGCGGGGGCGCCTCCCGCTCGGGGGGAGCGGGATGTGGGGGGCTTTATCGCTGTTCGGTGAGGGGCCGGGCGGGGGCGTTGGGTGGGGGCTGCTGCGGGCCGGTTTTCGGGTGCCGGTTGGGGTGTGGCTGGTCGCGCCCCTGACGGGGCGGTGCGGCTCAGAGTAGGGCGATGTCTGTTTTGCGCATGCGTGGGGCTCTGCGGGGTGGGGTGTGGCCGCTCAGGAGGATGAGGCGGGCTGCTCGGTGGCGTTGGCCCTTGTAGGGGGTCAGGAGGCGCAGCATCGTTTCGTCGTCCGCGTCGCGGTCGTCCGCCAGGGCGTGGCCGATGATGCCGGGGAGGTGGAGGTCGCCGACCGTGACCGCGTCGGGGGCGCCGTTGCTGCGCTGAACCGTCTCGGCCGAGGTCCAGGGGCCGATGCCGGGGATCAGCTCCAGGCGGGCCTGGGCCTGGAGCGGCTCCATCGTGGACGCCTCCTCCATGCGGCGGGCCACCTTCACCGCGCGCAGGATCGTCGACGCCCGCTTGTTGTCGACGCCCGCCTTGTGCCACTCCCACGAAGGGATCAGGGACCAGGTGCGGGGGTCCGGCATCACGTACATCCGGGGGGTGGGGCCGGGCGCCGGCTCGCCGTGGCCGCGGACCAGGAGGCGCCAGGCGCGGTAGGCCTCGTCCGCGGTGATCTTCTGTTCCAGGATCGAGGGGATCAGGGATTCGAGGATCAGCCCCGTGCGCACCAGACGCAGGCCGGGGCGGCGGCGGGCCGTCGCGGCGACCAGGCGGTGGCGGGGTGCGAAGGCAGCGGGGTCGTCCGACTCGCCGAGGAGGGTCGGGAGGCGGTCGAGGAACCAGGCC is a genomic window containing:
- the cofD gene encoding 2-phospho-L-lactate transferase: MRIVVLAGGIGGARFLRGLKKAAPDADITVIGNTGDDIHLFGLKVCPDLDTVMYTLGGGINEEQGWGRTDETFKVKEELAAYGVGPEWFGLGDRDFATHIVRTQMLGAGYPLSAVTQALCERWQPGVRLIPMSDDRVETHVAVTIDGEQKAVHFQEYWVRLRASVDAHAVVPVGAEQAKPAPGVLEAIAEADVILFPPSNPVVSVGTILAVPGIREAIAEAGVPVVGLSPIVGDSPVRGMADKVLAAVGVETNAAAVAEHYGSGLLDGWLVDSVDAGVVERVESAGIRCRAIPLMMTGVDATAEMAREALALASEVRA
- a CDS encoding WhiB family transcriptional regulator: MTELVQELLVEDADEELGWQERALCAQTDPESFFPEKGGSTREAKKVCLACEVRSECLEYALANDERFGIWGGLSERERRRLKKAAV
- a CDS encoding DNA-3-methyladenine glycosylase 2 family protein yields the protein MSSRFTPRPTRTTVRGGETAVPSGVPRQSAAPPLTRSWRPPFPLDLGATLGPLRRGPGDPTFRMTPDGSVWRASRTPEGPGTLRVALRSGAVEAEAWGPGAAWFLDRLPTLLGESDDPAAFAPRHRLVAATARRRPGLRLVRTGLILESLIPSILEQKITADEAYRAWRLLVRGHGEPAPGPTPRMYVMPDPRTWSLIPSWEWHKAGVDNKRASTILRAVKVARRMEEASTMEPLQAQARLELIPGIGPWTSAETVQRSNGAPDAVTVGDLHLPGIIGHALADDRDADDETMLRLLTPYKGQRHRAARLILLSGHTPPRRAPRMRKTDIALL
- a CDS encoding cysteine dioxygenase family protein: MNSDSDLQIAGDILEVPHLLQPAREHPATVAEFVGLARAIAADRSQWEHLVEYDATSRWYHRLRTGPGYEVWLLSWVPGQGSGLHDHGPSSGVLTLLEGALTEHTERGTRALEAGAQRVFAPGYVHEVVNDSLEPAVSLHIYYPGLTEMPMHSAQCAAHGTGGTGDITEDVVTA
- a CDS encoding coenzyme F420-0:L-glutamate ligase; this encodes MTSPSFRVWAVPGLPEVREGDDLAKLIAAAEPGLADGDVLLVTSKIVSKAEGRIVEASDREAAIDAEAVRVVARRGTLRIVENRQGLVMAAAGVDASNTPSGTVLLLPEDPDASARAVRDGVREALGVEVGVIVTDTFGRPWRAGLTDVAIGAAGVRVLDDLRGGVDAYGNPLSATVVATGDELAAAGDLVKGKAAGLPVAVVRGLGHAVVGDSAPDAGARALVRDARDDMFRLGTSEAVREAVALRRTVREFTDQEVDPGAVRRAVAAAVTAPAPHHTTPWRFVLLESAAARSALLDAMRDAWIADLRRDGKSEESIAKRVRRGDVLRKAPLLVVPCMVMDGSHTYGDARRDGAERDMFVVAAGAGVQNFLVALAGERLGSAWVSSTMFCRDVVREVLELPGGWEPMGAVAVGHPAGAPPARGERDVGGFIAVR